The genomic stretch GGGATGCCTCCTAATTCAGTTGTCCTTAGAAACCCGGATATAAACGCACAGAGGAAACCTGCGGCAGCGGAATCGCCTGTTCCTCGTCATTTTTTGTTATTATGATAGACGCCTCATTTTTGCCGACCAGTTCGCCGATGTGTTCTTTGGCGTTGTTCACTGGGGCAAAAGTGGTGATACGGATGGTTTGGCCACGAAACCGCTCATAGTCCCGATCCGACTTCAAGGGCCGATCAATTCCAGGCGAAGAAACCTCCAACGAGTAGCCGTGAGCCACGGGATCCTCTCGATCCAGGATCTCGTCGATGCGACGGCTAACCT from Heliomicrobium gestii encodes the following:
- a CDS encoding ribosome maturation factor RimP, with the protein product MSGKVRLEDRVTAWATPITEELGLELADVEWVKEGGSWYLRIFIDKEAGIEMDDCQEVSRRIDEILDREDPVAHGYSLEVSSPGIDRPLKSDRDYERFRGQTIRITTFAPVNNAKEHIGELVGKNEASIIITKNDEEQAIPLPQVSSVRLYPGF